The DNA region TCGATCATGTTGAAACGCGCGTTTTCGATATTCATGGTGTGGTCACGCAGCCAGGTCGGCCATCAGCGGGGATAGAGAAACTTCGTGATTGTACCAAACGGGGCGCCGGCGAAGCCTTCAGACGGCCTGCAACAGACCTTTACCCCTTGCTCTTCTTGATCTGCGCTTCGAACGCGAGGTCGAGCTTGCTCGCCTTGCGCGGTTTTTGGGGGCCGAACTGGTCGACGAACTTGACGAATTCGTCGAGCGGCAGCGGCTCGCTGCGCTTCTCGGCGGTGCCGCCCGAGCGGTCGACCAGATAGAACAGGCCGCCCGCCATCGCGACGGCCGCGAACTGCGGGTTGCCGGACCGGGTCTTCAGGCGTTCGACCGCGTGGGTCGCTTTGGTGGTGCGCATCGTGCGGGTTCTTGCAGGGGCGTTGAGCCCGTTACTTTAGCAAACCGGCCGCCCGCATGCGGCCGCGCGGCGTCAGACGGTGCGCGAATAGCGCTGGCGCGGCGTCCGGCCGAGGTAGGCGTCGAACGCCATCGCGATGTTGCGCACGACCATCCGGCCGGCCGGGAGAATCGTCAGGCGGTCGCCGGCGATCGTCAGCAGCCCGTCCTGCTCGAACCCGCGCAGCGCGTCGAGCTCGCGCGCGAAGTGATCGGCGAAGCGGATCCCGTGCGCCGCCTCGATATGCGAGAACGGCAATTCGAGGTTGCACATCAGCTGCGTGATCACGTCGCGGCGCAGCCGGTCGTCGGCCGTGAGCCGCACGCCGCGCGCGATCGGCAGCCGGCCCGCGTCGAGCGCGGCGCCGTAGGCCGGCAGATCCTTCGCGTTCTGCGCGTAGACGTCGCCGACCTTGCCGATCGACGACACGCCGAAACCGATCAGGTCGGTATCCGCGCGCGTGCTGTAGCCCTGGAAATTGCGCTGCAGCGTGCCGTTGCGCTGCGCGCGCACGAGTTCGTCGGTTGGCCGCGCGAAGTGATCCATCCCGATGTACACGTAGCCGGCTGACGTCAGCATGTCGATCGCCAGGCCGAGCAGCGCGATGCGCGTTTCGGGCGGCGGCAGCGTCGCGTCGTCGATCTGCCGCTGCATCTTGAACAGGTGCGGCATGTGCGCGTAGCCGAATACGGACAGGCGGTCCGGCGCGAGTTCGATGATCGTCTCGAGCGTGCGCGCGAACACGGCGACCGTCTGGTGCGGCAGCCCGTAGATCAGGTCGACGCTGACCGAATGGAAGCCCGTCGCGCGCGCGGCGGACATCAAATCGGCCGTCATCGCGAGCGGCTGGATCCGGTTGATCGCCTGCTGCACGACCGGATCGAAATCCTGCACGCCGAGGCTCAGCCGGTTGAAGCCGATGTTGCGCAGGTGGACGAGCCGCGCGGGCGTGACCGTGCGCGGGTCGATCTCGATCGAGAACTCGGCCTCGGCGTCCGGCGCGAGCACGAAATAATCGCGGGTGGTCGCCATCAGTTCGGCCATTTCGGCGTCGGACAGGAAGGTCGGCGTGCCGCCGCCCCAGTGCAGCTGCGTGACCGGGCGCGCGGGATCGAACAGCGCGGCCTGCAGCGCCAGCTCCCGTTTCAGTTGCTCGAGATACGGGCGCGCGCGGCGATGGTTGTTGGTCGCGATCTTGTTGCAGCCGCAATAGAAGCAGGCCGTGTTGCAGAACGGGATATGGAAGTACAGCGACAGATCGCTGGACGACGCGCCGGGATCGCGCGCGGCACGCAGGTAGTCGGCCGGGTCGAAATCGTCGCGGAACTGCAGCGCGGTAGGGTAGGACGTATAGCGCGGCCCGTTCGCGCCGTACTTCGCGAGCAAATCGGGACGGAACATCGTGTCGGCAGAACCGGAACTCATGCTGGCCTCGCGCTTTTCAGATGCGTTCGAGTATATAAACGCGCGTTTCGGCTGCATTGTGTAATAACGTCGCAGCCGGCGATGGCACAATGCGCGGTGGACCGCCGCACGCCGCGTCCGGTTGCCGCACCGTTTTTTTGTCGTTCTTGAGAGAGTCGAGTGTCCGTCGAAATGCCTGTCCGTCCGGCACCCGCCGATGCCCCGCCGCCGCATGCGTGCCGCGAGGGGTGCGGCGCGTGCTGCATCGCGCCGTCGATTTCGTCCCCGATTCCGGGGATGCCCGACGGCAAGCCGGCCGGCGTGCGCTGCGTGCAGCTCGGCGACGACCTGCGCTGCCGGATCTTCGGCCGTCCGGAGCGTCCCGCGTGCTGTTCCGGGCTGCAGCCGTCCGCCGAGATGTGCGGTGCGTCGCGCGACGACGCGCTCGCGTGGCTGACGCGCCTCGAGGTCGCGACCCAGCCCGCGCCCGGCACCGGCGCTTCCCGTTGACGCATGGTCGTGCACCGGCTCGCGCACGGAACCGGCGGCGTGTGCGCAAGCACTAACTTCGGTCCACGGCCCCGAAGCGGCGGCCGAGCCGATGGCCCCACTGCCGCTTCGCCCGATACAGGAGATTGTCCAGCATGACCGCATCTTGCACGCCCGGCCGGCGCCGTTTCCTCGCCGTGTGCGCCGGCGCCATCGGCGTGTCGGTATCGCTCGCGGTATCGCTCGCCGCCTGCGCGTCGACGTTCCCGTTCATCCCCGATCACTACACGTTCTCGCGCGGCGACGTGCAGAAAGCCGTCGCGCGCAAGTTCCCGTACCAGAAGACGGTCGCGCAGGTCGTCGACGTGTCGCTTGCGAATCCGGCCGTCAACCTGCTGCCCGACCAGAACCGCGTCGCCGTGCAGCTCGACGCGCATTTCGCGAGTCCGTTCCTGAGCGAGCCGGTGAGCGGCAAGTTCACCGTGTCGGGCCAGCTGGCGTACGACGCGCCGAGCCGCTCCGTCGTGTTGCGGGCGCCGGCCGTCGACAGCCTCGTGCTCGACGGCAACGCGCAGATGTACGCACAACAGGTCGGCGCGGCCGCCGGCCTGCTCGCGACGCAGGTGCTGACCAACTATCCGATCTACACGTTCAAGCCCGAGCAACTGCAATTTGCCGGAGTGAACTACGAACCCGGTACAATTACGATTCTTACAAACGGCATACGCGTGGCGATCGTCGAAAAGTGACGACGTACCGCGCGCGGCCGGGCGGGCCGCGGCGGTGACGGGGCCCATTCTCTTTCGACTACTTCGGAGTTGGGCCACGGATGGACTGGATCCTGATCTGCAAGGCATTGATCCTCGGCGTCGTCGAGGGGCTGACGGAATTCCTCCCGGTGTCGAGCACCGGCCACCTGATCGTCGCGGGCAGCTTCCTGAATTTCAACGATGCGCACGCGAAGACCTTCGACGTCGTGATCCAGTTCGGCGCGATCCTCGCGGTTTGCTGGGAATACCGGCAACGGATCGTGTCCATCGTGACCGGTCTGCCGAGCCGGCCCGACGCGCAGCGCTTCACGCTGAACGTCGTGATCGCGACGATTCCCGCGATCGCGCTCGGCCTGCTGTTCGAGAAGAAGATCAAGGCCGTGCTGTTCTCGCCGGTGCCTGTCGCATTCGCGCTCGTGGTCGGCGGCGCGATCATCCTGTGGGCCGAGGCGCGGCAGCGCGAACGCAGGGAGCCACCGCGCGTGCAGTCGATCGATGCGCTCACGCCGCTCGACGCGCTGAAGGTCGGCCTCGCGCAATGTTTCGCGCTGGTGCCGGGCATGTCGCGCTCGGGCTCGACGATCATCGGCGGGATGCTGTTCGGCCTCGACCGGCGCGTCGCGACCGAATTCTCGTTCTTCCTCGCGATTCCGATCATCTTCGGCGCGACGCTCTATGAAACGGTCAAGGACTGGCAGGCCTTCACGGTCGACTCGCTCGGCCTGTTCGCGCTCGGGCTCGTTGCCGCGTTCGTCAGCGCGTTCGTGTGCGTGCGCTGGCTGTTGCGCTTCGTCGCGACGCACGACTTCACCGTGTTCGCGTGGTACCGGATCGCGTTCGGCCTGTTCGTGCTGCTCGTCGGTTACAGCGGGTGGTTGAACTGGGCGTGATGCCGGTGCGCAGGCGACGGCGCTTCCAATGAAGAACGGCCCGATCGGCAGATGCCGGTCGGGCCGTTCTTCATTGCGCGGCGCGCAGCGTGCGGTGCGCCGTCGCGGCGGGGATTCAGCCGGCGCGCTTGCGGAACACCAGGTCCCACACGCCGTGGCCGAGCCGCAACCCGCGCCGCTCGAACTTCGTGATGGGGCGGTAGTCGGGACGCGGCGCGTAGTCGGCGGCCGTGTTTTCGAGCGACGGTTCGGCGCCGAGCACTTCCAGCATCTGTTCCGCGTAGTTCTGCCAGTCGGTCGCGCAATGCAGGTACGCGCCGGGCTTCAGGCGCGATGCGAGGTGCGCGACGAGCGGCGGCTGGATCAGCCGGCGCTTGTGGTGGCGCGCCTTGTGCCACGGATCCGGGAAGAAGATGTGCACGCCGTCGAGGCTTTCCGGCGCGAGCATGTGCTCGAGCACTTCGACCGCGTCGTGCTGGATGATGCGGATGTTCGGCAGGTCCTGCTCGCCGATCAGCTTCAGCAGCGCGCCGACGCCCGGCTCGTGCACTTCGACGCCGAGGAAGTCGTCGCCCGGACGGTGCGCGGCGATTTCCGCGGTCGACGCGCCCATCCCGAAGCCGATCTCGAGGATGCGCGGTGCGCTGCGGCCGAACACGGCGTCCCAGTCGGGAATTTCAGCTGCGTACGGGACGACGAAGCGCGGGCCGAACTCGTCGAGCGCGCGGCGCTGGCCGGTCGACACGCGGCCGGCGCGCGTCACGAAGCTGCGGATGCGGCGGTGGTGCAGCGGATTGACTTCGTCGGCGCCGTCGGCGGCTTCGTCGGGGAGGGCGGCGTCGTCCGGCGGCAGGCCGGCTTCGTTCGGATCGTCGTGCATCATCGGTGACAGAGAAAGGCTCGGTTCGGGGCGCGGGCCCGTTACGCGCAGCGGTGCGCCGGATGAACGGGCACATGGTACAAAAAAGCCGCCTTCGACGAGGCGGCTCTTGCGCTGGCTGCCGTGCAGCCGAAAGTGGAGCGGGCGATGGGAATCGAACCCACGTCATCAGCTTGGGAAGCTGAGGTAATGGCCATTATACGACGCCCGCAGAACGGGTGATTGTACAGGGTTTGGCCGAGATGTTGCAAGCGAGGCGTGGTGGCCGCTGGCCTCGATGCCGGCATCGCTTGGCGTGGAGGCGATGACACCAGTGGGAAAGGTGAAGGACGATCCGTCGAAAGCGGTCCATCGATGCAACGCGAAATGGAACCCCCGCAGCGCCCCACCACGCAAGCCGGTGTCGAAATTAGACGAGTCAGTGTCGGAACCATACAAGCCCCGATGCGGCTTTCGAACTAACGTGACAGACCTCTCATCCGATCGTAAGTCTGGAGCCGACATGTCCGATTTCATCACCGTTCTGCGCGAAACCTGCCCGACCCCGGTCCTTGATGCCACCAAATGGAAGCGCATCGGCGGCGATCCGCACACCGTGAACCTCAACGCCTACCTGTCCGAGGACGGCAGCAAGATCATGGGCACGTGG from Burkholderia ambifaria AMMD includes:
- a CDS encoding undecaprenyl-diphosphate phosphatase; translation: MDWILICKALILGVVEGLTEFLPVSSTGHLIVAGSFLNFNDAHAKTFDVVIQFGAILAVCWEYRQRIVSIVTGLPSRPDAQRFTLNVVIATIPAIALGLLFEKKIKAVLFSPVPVAFALVVGGAIILWAEARQRERREPPRVQSIDALTPLDALKVGLAQCFALVPGMSRSGSTIIGGMLFGLDRRVATEFSFFLAIPIIFGATLYETVKDWQAFTVDSLGLFALGLVAAFVSAFVCVRWLLRFVATHDFTVFAWYRIAFGLFVLLVGYSGWLNWA
- the trmB gene encoding tRNA (guanosine(46)-N7)-methyltransferase TrmB, with amino-acid sequence MMHDDPNEAGLPPDDAALPDEAADGADEVNPLHHRRIRSFVTRAGRVSTGQRRALDEFGPRFVVPYAAEIPDWDAVFGRSAPRILEIGFGMGASTAEIAAHRPGDDFLGVEVHEPGVGALLKLIGEQDLPNIRIIQHDAVEVLEHMLAPESLDGVHIFFPDPWHKARHHKRRLIQPPLVAHLASRLKPGAYLHCATDWQNYAEQMLEVLGAEPSLENTAADYAPRPDYRPITKFERRGLRLGHGVWDLVFRKRAG
- the hemN gene encoding oxygen-independent coproporphyrinogen III oxidase, whose product is MSSGSADTMFRPDLLAKYGANGPRYTSYPTALQFRDDFDPADYLRAARDPGASSSDLSLYFHIPFCNTACFYCGCNKIATNNHRRARPYLEQLKRELALQAALFDPARPVTQLHWGGGTPTFLSDAEMAELMATTRDYFVLAPDAEAEFSIEIDPRTVTPARLVHLRNIGFNRLSLGVQDFDPVVQQAINRIQPLAMTADLMSAARATGFHSVSVDLIYGLPHQTVAVFARTLETIIELAPDRLSVFGYAHMPHLFKMQRQIDDATLPPPETRIALLGLAIDMLTSAGYVYIGMDHFARPTDELVRAQRNGTLQRNFQGYSTRADTDLIGFGVSSIGKVGDVYAQNAKDLPAYGAALDAGRLPIARGVRLTADDRLRRDVITQLMCNLELPFSHIEAAHGIRFADHFARELDALRGFEQDGLLTIAGDRLTILPAGRMVVRNIAMAFDAYLGRTPRQRYSRTV
- a CDS encoding DUF1439 domain-containing protein — protein: MTASCTPGRRRFLAVCAGAIGVSVSLAVSLAACASTFPFIPDHYTFSRGDVQKAVARKFPYQKTVAQVVDVSLANPAVNLLPDQNRVAVQLDAHFASPFLSEPVSGKFTVSGQLAYDAPSRSVVLRAPAVDSLVLDGNAQMYAQQVGAAAGLLATQVLTNYPIYTFKPEQLQFAGVNYEPGTITILTNGIRVAIVEK
- a CDS encoding YkgJ family cysteine cluster protein, translating into MPVRPAPADAPPPHACREGCGACCIAPSISSPIPGMPDGKPAGVRCVQLGDDLRCRIFGRPERPACCSGLQPSAEMCGASRDDALAWLTRLEVATQPAPGTGASR